One genomic segment of Mytilus trossulus isolate FHL-02 chromosome 4, PNRI_Mtr1.1.1.hap1, whole genome shotgun sequence includes these proteins:
- the LOC134716466 gene encoding protein NYNRIN-like, with product MDYRVGYPLDRIGIDIIGPLTLTKKKNKCILVIGDYFTRWMEAYPIPHQHADLVAQKLVMEFIARFGIPLELHTDQGKNFESDLFKSGCNLFQINKTRTTAYHPSSNGLKERFNKTLGGMIKTFVNKNVTNWDEYINLLLAALSSTPHPATGFLPNYMMLGREVNIPLNLMFRSHENRTENNEDYISTIKSHFQNVYDIARENLKRYAERQKRDHDTRLTDNRYELGALIYKFDQTVNKKFRSPWIGPFVITKILSPVVYEIRGEFRTEVVHHDRLKPCNENMPIWAKASYQ from the coding sequence ATGGACTATAGAGTGGGATACCCATTAGACAGAATTGGCATAGATATCATTGGTCCACTGACATTAACTAAGAAGAAGAATAAATGTATACTGGTTATAGGCGATTATTTTACCAGATGGATGGAAGCCTACCCTATACCACATCAGCATGCTGACCTGGTAGCACAGAAACTAGTGATGGAATTTATTGCTAGGTTTGGCATACCACTTGAATTACATACAGACCAAGGAAAGAACTTTGAAAGTGACCTTTTCAAATCTGGTTGTAATCTATTCCAAATTAACAAAACCAGAACAACTGCTTATCATCCGTCATCAAATGGTTTAAAAGAGAGATTTAACAAGACTCTTGGTGGTATGATCAAGACCTTTGTCAACAAGAACGTAACAAATTGGGATGAATACATTAATCTCCTGCTGGCTGCTCTCAGCAGTACCCCTCATCCGGCTACaggatttttaccaaattacATGATGTTAGGTAGAGAGGTCAATATCCCTCTGAACTTAATGTTCAGAAGTCATGAAAACAGAACTGAGAACAATGAAGATTACATTTCAACCATAAAGTCTCATTTTCAAAACGTCTATGATATTGCGAGGGAAAATCTAAAGAGATATGCAGAAAGACAAAAACGTGACCATGACACACGATTGACTGACAATAGATATGAGTTAGGGGCCTTGATATATAAATTTGACCAAACCGTAAATAAAAAGTTTCGCTCCCCATGGATTGGGCCTTTTGTGATAACTAAAATTCTCAGCCCCGTTGTTTATGAGATTCGCGGTGAATTCCGCACGGAGGTAGTTCACCATGATCGATTAAAACCCTGTAATGAAAACATGCCAATTTGGGCAAAAGCAAGTTACcagtag